A single region of the Eleginops maclovinus isolate JMC-PN-2008 ecotype Puerto Natales chromosome 4, JC_Emac_rtc_rv5, whole genome shotgun sequence genome encodes:
- the LOC134862900 gene encoding Golgi apparatus protein 1-like isoform X1 — MAAYSYFTLLPLLLLSVCLWDFGSVLGLKAASGPAEPPNPPNPPVVRAAEPSAKDAPAAAAAAGASQPRRATGWKLSEEEACREDLSRLCPKHTWTNNLAVLECLQDRREESDIAPDCNHLLWNYKLNLTTDPKFESVATEVCKSTIAEIKECNEEERGRGYLVSCLVDHRGNVSEYQCNQYITKMTSIIFSDYRLICGFMDKCKEDINSLHCGSINVGHKDVHSQGEVISCLEKALVREAEQQDHAHPIKDECKKAILRVAELSSDDFHLDRHLYFSCRDDRERFCQNTQAGEGKVYKCLFNHKFEEAMSEKCRDALTTRQKLISQDYKVSYSLAKACKADLRKQRCSLDNNLPRAREARLSYLLLCLEAAVHRGRPVSGECQGEMLDYRRMLMEDFSLSPEIVLHCRTEIEAHCSGLHRKGRTLHCLMRIGRGDRSTAVDSVCQNALQTLIQSADPGADYRIDRALNEACESVIQTACKHIHNGDPMILSCLMEHLYTEKMVEDCEHRLLELQYFISRDWKLDPVLYKKCQGDAARLCHTHGWNETSELMPPGAVFSCLYRHAYRTEEQGRRVHPAKQLSRDCKVEVQRILHQRALDVKLDPELQKRCMTDLGKWCSEKTDAGQELECLQDHLEDLVSACREVVGNLTELESEDIQIDALLIRACEPLTQAYCHDVADNQVDTGDLMECLVQNKHQKEMNEKCLVGVTHFQLVQMKDFRFSYKFKMACKEDVLRLCPNIKKKVDVVICLSTTVKNDTLQDAREQRVSLKCRKQLRVEELEMSEDIRLEPELYDPCKSDISRLCPNVAFGNAQMIECLKEQKKHLSQRCHQRIFRLQEVEMTDPELDYQLMRVCKQMIKRFCTDADARNVLQCLKQNKNSELMDPKCKQMITKRQITQNTDYRLNPVLRKACRADIPKFCQPILNKASEDSELEGQVIACLKLKYADQRLSPDCEDQIRVILKESALDYRLDPQLQMHCTDEIPRLCAEEAAAQEQTGQVEECLKVNLLKIKQEACKKEVLNMLKESKADIFVDPVLHTACALDLKHHCAAITPGRGRQMSCLIEALQDKRVRLQPECKKRLQDRIDMWSYAAKVAPAEGFSDLAVQVMISPSKNYILLMISLSVCILFMVGLLCGRITKRVTRELKDR; from the exons GAATCTGATATTGCTCCTGACTGTAACCAT CTCCTGTGGAACTATAAACTCAATCTGACCACAGATCCAAAGTTTGAGTCTGTGGCTACGGAGGTCTGCAAGAGCACCATCGCTGAG ATAAAGGAGTGTAACGAGGAGGAGCGAGGGCGGGGCTACCTGGTGTCTTGCCTGGTGGATCACCGTGGCAACGTCAGCGAGTACCAGTGCAACCAGTACATCACTAAGATGACCAGTATCATCTTCAGCGACTACAGACTGATTTGCGGCTTCATGGACAAATGTAAAGAAGACATCAACAGCCTGCACTGCGGCAGCATCAACGTGGGACACAAG GACGTTCACTCCCAGGGTGAAGTCATCTCCTGTCTGGAGAAGGCGTTGGTGAGGGAGGCGGAGCAGCAGGATCACGCTCATCCAATCAAAGACGAGTGTAAGAAGGCTATCCTGCGGGTGGCCGAGCTGTCATCAGACGACTTTCACCTCGACCGCCACCTTTATTTCTCCTGCAGAGACGACCGCGAGAGATTCTGTCAGAAC ACTCAGGCAGGAGAAGGGAAGGTCTACAAGTGTCTGTTCAATCACAAGTTTGAGGAGGCCATGTCAGAAAAG TGCCGTGACGCTCTGACCACGCGTCAGAAGCTCATCTCTCAGGACTACAAAGTCAGCTACTCTCTGGCTAAAGCCTGCAAGGCGGACCTGAGGAAGCAGCGCTGCAGCCTGGACAACAACCTGCCTCGAGCCCGCGAGGCCAGACTCTCCTACCTGCTGCTGTGCCTGGAGGCTGCTGTGCACCGAG GTCGTCCGGTCAGCGGCGAGTGTCAGGGCGAGATGCTGGACTACAGGCGGATGCTGATGGAGGACTTCTCCCTGAGTCCGGAGATCGTGCTGCACTGCCGGACGGAGATCGAGGCCCACTGCTCCGGCCTGCACCGCAAAGGCCGCACGTTGCACTGCCTGATGAGAATTGGGCGTGGCGACCGCAGCACCGCGGTTGACAGCGTCTGCCAGAACGCC CTGCAGACATTGATCCAGTCTGCCGACCCTGGGGCAGACTACCGGATCGACCGCGCGCTTAACGAGGCCTGCGAGTCCGTCATCCAGACCGCCTGCAAACACATCCACAACGGAGACCCAAT GATCCTGTCGTGTCTGATGGAGCACCTGTACACGGAGAAGATGGTGGAGGACTGTGAGCACCGGTTGTTGGAGCTGCAGTATTTCATATCCAGAGACTGGAA GCTGGACCCCGTCCTGTATAAGAAGTGTCAGGGTGATGCCGCTCGGCTCTGCCACACACACGGCTGGAACGAGACCAGCGAGCTGATGCCGCCGGGCGCCGTCTTCTCCTGCCTGTACCGCCACGCCTACCGCACAGAGGAGCAAGGCCGCCGG GTTCACCCAGCCAAGCAG tTATCTCGGGACTGTAAGGTGGAGGTTCAGAGGATTCTCCACCAGAGGGCGCTGGACGTGAAGTTGGACCCCGAGCTGCAGAAGCGCTGCATGACCGACCTCGGCAAGTGGTGCAGCGAGAAGACCGACGctggacag gaacTGGAGTGTCTGCAGGATCATTTGGAGGACCTGGTGTCAGCCTGCAGGGAGGTGGTGGGGAATCTGACGGAGCTGGAGTCCGAg GATATCCAGATAGACGCTCTGCTCATCAGAGCCTGTGAGCCCCTTACTCAGGCGTACTGCCAT gatgtAGCTGATAACCAGGTGGACACAGGGGATCTGATGGAGTGCCTGGTTCAGAACAAACATCAGAAGgagatgaatgaaaaatgtctaGTCGGCGTTACACACTTCCAGCTG GTTCAGATGAAGGATTTCCGGTTCTCCTACAAATTCAAGATGGCGTGTAAGGAAGACGTTCTGCGACTGTGTCCAAACATCAAGAAAAA AGTGGACGTCGTCATCTGTCTCAGCACCACGGTGAAGAATGACACTCTGCAGGACGCCAGGGAGCAGCGCGTCTCACTCAAGTGTCGTAAACAGCTGcgggtggaggagctggagatg tCGGAGGATATCCGGTTGGAACCGGAGTTGTACGATCCCTGTAAGTCAGACATCAGCCGACTGTGTCCCAATGTGGCCTTTGGTAACGCTCAG ATGATCGAGTGTCTGAAGGAGCAGAAGAAGCACCTGAGTCAGCGCTGCCACCAGCGGATCTTCAGGCTGCAGGAGGTGGAGATGACTGACCCTGAGCTTGACTACCAGCTGATGAGAGTCTGCAAGCAGATGATCaag CGGTTCTGTACTGACGCGGATGCCAGGAACGTGCTTCAGTGTCTGAAGCAGAACAAGAACAGCGAGCTGATGGACCCCAAATGTAAACAGATGATCACCAAGAGGCAGATCACACAGAACACGG acTACAGGTTGAACCCGGTGTTGAGGAAAGCTTGCCGAGCCGACATCCCAAAATTCTGCCAGCCCATCCTGAACAAGGCGAGCGAGGACAGCGAGCTTGAGGGCCAGGTCATCGCATGCCTCAAACTCAAATACGCCGACCAG AGGTTGTCTCCAGACTGTGAGGATCAGATCAGAGTGATCCTTAAGGAGTCAGCGCTCGACTACAGACTCGACCCACAGCTGCAGATGCACTGCACTGatgag atcccCAGGTTGTGTGCAGAGGAGGCAGCAGCTCAGGAGCAGACGGGTCAGGTGGAGGAGTGTCTGAAAGTCAACCTGCTGAAGATCAAACAGGAGGCctgtaaaaaa GAAGTGCTGAACATGCTGAAGGAGAGTAAGGCGGACATCTTTGTGGACCCAGTGCTCCACACAGCCTGCGCCCTGGACCTCAAACACCACTGCGCTGCCATCACGCCGGGGAGGGGGCGAC AAATGTCTTGTCTGATCGAGGCGTTACAGGACAAGAGGGTCCGTCTGCAGCCAGAGTGTAAAAAGAGACTTCAGGACCGCATCGACATGTGGAGCTACGCTGCGAAG GTGGCGCCAGCAGAGGGCTTCTCAGACCTGGCGGTGCAGGTGATGATCTCGCCGTCCAAGAACTACATCCTGCTCATGATCTCTCTGAGTGTGTGCATCCTTTTCATGGTGGGTCTGCTGTGCGGTCGCATCACCAAGCGAGTGACGAGAGAACTGAAGGACCGGTAG
- the LOC134862900 gene encoding Golgi apparatus protein 1-like isoform X2 codes for MAAYSYFTLLPLLLLSVCLWDFGSVLGLKAASGPAEPPNPPNPPVVRAAEPSAKDAPAAAAAAGASQPRRATGWKLSEEEACREDLSRLCPKHTWTNNLAVLECLQDRREESDIAPDCNHLLWNYKLNLTTDPKFESVATEVCKSTIAEIKECNEEERGRGYLVSCLVDHRGNVSEYQCNQYITKMTSIIFSDYRLICGFMDKCKEDINSLHCGSINVGHKDVHSQGEVISCLEKALVREAEQQDHAHPIKDECKKAILRVAELSSDDFHLDRHLYFSCRDDRERFCQNTQAGEGKVYKCLFNHKFEEAMSEKCRDALTTRQKLISQDYKVSYSLAKACKADLRKQRCSLDNNLPRAREARLSYLLLCLEAAVHRGRPVSGECQGEMLDYRRMLMEDFSLSPEIVLHCRTEIEAHCSGLHRKGRTLHCLMRIGRGDRSTAVDSVCQNALQTLIQSADPGADYRIDRALNEACESVIQTACKHIHNGDPMILSCLMEHLYTEKMVEDCEHRLLELQYFISRDWKLDPVLYKKCQGDAARLCHTHGWNETSELMPPGAVFSCLYRHAYRTEEQGRRLSRDCKVEVQRILHQRALDVKLDPELQKRCMTDLGKWCSEKTDAGQELECLQDHLEDLVSACREVVGNLTELESEDIQIDALLIRACEPLTQAYCHDVADNQVDTGDLMECLVQNKHQKEMNEKCLVGVTHFQLVQMKDFRFSYKFKMACKEDVLRLCPNIKKKVDVVICLSTTVKNDTLQDAREQRVSLKCRKQLRVEELEMSEDIRLEPELYDPCKSDISRLCPNVAFGNAQMIECLKEQKKHLSQRCHQRIFRLQEVEMTDPELDYQLMRVCKQMIKRFCTDADARNVLQCLKQNKNSELMDPKCKQMITKRQITQNTDYRLNPVLRKACRADIPKFCQPILNKASEDSELEGQVIACLKLKYADQRLSPDCEDQIRVILKESALDYRLDPQLQMHCTDEIPRLCAEEAAAQEQTGQVEECLKVNLLKIKQEACKKEVLNMLKESKADIFVDPVLHTACALDLKHHCAAITPGRGRQMSCLIEALQDKRVRLQPECKKRLQDRIDMWSYAAKVAPAEGFSDLAVQVMISPSKNYILLMISLSVCILFMVGLLCGRITKRVTRELKDR; via the exons GAATCTGATATTGCTCCTGACTGTAACCAT CTCCTGTGGAACTATAAACTCAATCTGACCACAGATCCAAAGTTTGAGTCTGTGGCTACGGAGGTCTGCAAGAGCACCATCGCTGAG ATAAAGGAGTGTAACGAGGAGGAGCGAGGGCGGGGCTACCTGGTGTCTTGCCTGGTGGATCACCGTGGCAACGTCAGCGAGTACCAGTGCAACCAGTACATCACTAAGATGACCAGTATCATCTTCAGCGACTACAGACTGATTTGCGGCTTCATGGACAAATGTAAAGAAGACATCAACAGCCTGCACTGCGGCAGCATCAACGTGGGACACAAG GACGTTCACTCCCAGGGTGAAGTCATCTCCTGTCTGGAGAAGGCGTTGGTGAGGGAGGCGGAGCAGCAGGATCACGCTCATCCAATCAAAGACGAGTGTAAGAAGGCTATCCTGCGGGTGGCCGAGCTGTCATCAGACGACTTTCACCTCGACCGCCACCTTTATTTCTCCTGCAGAGACGACCGCGAGAGATTCTGTCAGAAC ACTCAGGCAGGAGAAGGGAAGGTCTACAAGTGTCTGTTCAATCACAAGTTTGAGGAGGCCATGTCAGAAAAG TGCCGTGACGCTCTGACCACGCGTCAGAAGCTCATCTCTCAGGACTACAAAGTCAGCTACTCTCTGGCTAAAGCCTGCAAGGCGGACCTGAGGAAGCAGCGCTGCAGCCTGGACAACAACCTGCCTCGAGCCCGCGAGGCCAGACTCTCCTACCTGCTGCTGTGCCTGGAGGCTGCTGTGCACCGAG GTCGTCCGGTCAGCGGCGAGTGTCAGGGCGAGATGCTGGACTACAGGCGGATGCTGATGGAGGACTTCTCCCTGAGTCCGGAGATCGTGCTGCACTGCCGGACGGAGATCGAGGCCCACTGCTCCGGCCTGCACCGCAAAGGCCGCACGTTGCACTGCCTGATGAGAATTGGGCGTGGCGACCGCAGCACCGCGGTTGACAGCGTCTGCCAGAACGCC CTGCAGACATTGATCCAGTCTGCCGACCCTGGGGCAGACTACCGGATCGACCGCGCGCTTAACGAGGCCTGCGAGTCCGTCATCCAGACCGCCTGCAAACACATCCACAACGGAGACCCAAT GATCCTGTCGTGTCTGATGGAGCACCTGTACACGGAGAAGATGGTGGAGGACTGTGAGCACCGGTTGTTGGAGCTGCAGTATTTCATATCCAGAGACTGGAA GCTGGACCCCGTCCTGTATAAGAAGTGTCAGGGTGATGCCGCTCGGCTCTGCCACACACACGGCTGGAACGAGACCAGCGAGCTGATGCCGCCGGGCGCCGTCTTCTCCTGCCTGTACCGCCACGCCTACCGCACAGAGGAGCAAGGCCGCCGG tTATCTCGGGACTGTAAGGTGGAGGTTCAGAGGATTCTCCACCAGAGGGCGCTGGACGTGAAGTTGGACCCCGAGCTGCAGAAGCGCTGCATGACCGACCTCGGCAAGTGGTGCAGCGAGAAGACCGACGctggacag gaacTGGAGTGTCTGCAGGATCATTTGGAGGACCTGGTGTCAGCCTGCAGGGAGGTGGTGGGGAATCTGACGGAGCTGGAGTCCGAg GATATCCAGATAGACGCTCTGCTCATCAGAGCCTGTGAGCCCCTTACTCAGGCGTACTGCCAT gatgtAGCTGATAACCAGGTGGACACAGGGGATCTGATGGAGTGCCTGGTTCAGAACAAACATCAGAAGgagatgaatgaaaaatgtctaGTCGGCGTTACACACTTCCAGCTG GTTCAGATGAAGGATTTCCGGTTCTCCTACAAATTCAAGATGGCGTGTAAGGAAGACGTTCTGCGACTGTGTCCAAACATCAAGAAAAA AGTGGACGTCGTCATCTGTCTCAGCACCACGGTGAAGAATGACACTCTGCAGGACGCCAGGGAGCAGCGCGTCTCACTCAAGTGTCGTAAACAGCTGcgggtggaggagctggagatg tCGGAGGATATCCGGTTGGAACCGGAGTTGTACGATCCCTGTAAGTCAGACATCAGCCGACTGTGTCCCAATGTGGCCTTTGGTAACGCTCAG ATGATCGAGTGTCTGAAGGAGCAGAAGAAGCACCTGAGTCAGCGCTGCCACCAGCGGATCTTCAGGCTGCAGGAGGTGGAGATGACTGACCCTGAGCTTGACTACCAGCTGATGAGAGTCTGCAAGCAGATGATCaag CGGTTCTGTACTGACGCGGATGCCAGGAACGTGCTTCAGTGTCTGAAGCAGAACAAGAACAGCGAGCTGATGGACCCCAAATGTAAACAGATGATCACCAAGAGGCAGATCACACAGAACACGG acTACAGGTTGAACCCGGTGTTGAGGAAAGCTTGCCGAGCCGACATCCCAAAATTCTGCCAGCCCATCCTGAACAAGGCGAGCGAGGACAGCGAGCTTGAGGGCCAGGTCATCGCATGCCTCAAACTCAAATACGCCGACCAG AGGTTGTCTCCAGACTGTGAGGATCAGATCAGAGTGATCCTTAAGGAGTCAGCGCTCGACTACAGACTCGACCCACAGCTGCAGATGCACTGCACTGatgag atcccCAGGTTGTGTGCAGAGGAGGCAGCAGCTCAGGAGCAGACGGGTCAGGTGGAGGAGTGTCTGAAAGTCAACCTGCTGAAGATCAAACAGGAGGCctgtaaaaaa GAAGTGCTGAACATGCTGAAGGAGAGTAAGGCGGACATCTTTGTGGACCCAGTGCTCCACACAGCCTGCGCCCTGGACCTCAAACACCACTGCGCTGCCATCACGCCGGGGAGGGGGCGAC AAATGTCTTGTCTGATCGAGGCGTTACAGGACAAGAGGGTCCGTCTGCAGCCAGAGTGTAAAAAGAGACTTCAGGACCGCATCGACATGTGGAGCTACGCTGCGAAG GTGGCGCCAGCAGAGGGCTTCTCAGACCTGGCGGTGCAGGTGATGATCTCGCCGTCCAAGAACTACATCCTGCTCATGATCTCTCTGAGTGTGTGCATCCTTTTCATGGTGGGTCTGCTGTGCGGTCGCATCACCAAGCGAGTGACGAGAGAACTGAAGGACCGGTAG